A region from the Citrobacter telavivensis genome encodes:
- a CDS encoding protein singed, translated as MITYIIVADVDQILGADWTDPSKKTKSVLMANTWMNGLGLKLPCDENTHEIIIPDDVKQAGAYAAQAAANGGLYQQKTSSGVLTSESVDADGVSVSESYAEMATNSTSLLDSDLQLALAMLKPYGANTSQIRLVRG; from the coding sequence ATGATCACCTACATCATAGTGGCGGACGTTGATCAGATACTCGGTGCCGACTGGACTGATCCCAGTAAAAAAACAAAATCGGTACTGATGGCTAACACTTGGATGAATGGTCTTGGACTGAAATTACCATGTGACGAAAATACCCACGAAATCATTATCCCTGATGATGTGAAGCAGGCTGGGGCGTATGCCGCACAGGCGGCAGCGAATGGCGGGTTGTATCAACAGAAAACCAGCTCTGGCGTGCTTACCAGCGAATCAGTTGATGCCGATGGCGTGAGCGTGTCGGAAAGCTACGCCGAAATGGCAACAAACAGCACATCTTTGCTGGATTCCGATCTGCAACTGGCGCTGGCAATGCTCAAACCATACGGCGCCAACACTTCTCAGATTCGTCTTGTCAGGGGGTGA
- a CDS encoding P22 coat - protein 5 family protein translates to MANTLTGLIPTIFTALDTVSREQVGFIPAVSRNAKSDAAAKDQTVTAPVAPPATTVDITPGATAPNDGDQTIGTVDVKITKSKMAPVKWNGEEQLALGPAGTYNTILADQFKQAFRALANEMDADLAALYFASSRAVGTAGTAPFGIAGDLSDAANARQVLSDNGSPTTDLQMVLGSSAIANLRGKQSVLFKVNESGTDALLREGIVGRLEGFNIHESAHVKKRAASQAGGYLVNGAKAEGEILIAIDTGTGAFAAGDIVTFDGDNNNYLVAAATATTITLAAPGLRQALADNTAITADGTYTANMAFDRNAFLLASRTPAMPQGGDTADDVMNVTDPVSGITYQVALYRQYRQVRYEVGLSWGVAAVKTEHSCLIQG, encoded by the coding sequence ATGGCTAACACACTTACCGGGTTGATCCCGACTATCTTTACGGCTCTGGATACCGTTTCTCGCGAGCAGGTCGGTTTTATTCCGGCCGTATCGCGCAATGCCAAATCTGATGCGGCAGCGAAGGACCAGACTGTTACTGCACCGGTTGCGCCACCTGCAACCACTGTTGACATTACGCCGGGGGCTACTGCACCAAATGACGGTGACCAGACGATCGGTACAGTTGATGTCAAAATCACCAAATCCAAAATGGCCCCAGTCAAATGGAACGGTGAGGAACAACTGGCGTTGGGGCCTGCAGGGACATACAACACCATTCTTGCAGATCAGTTTAAGCAGGCTTTTCGCGCGCTGGCTAATGAGATGGATGCAGATCTCGCGGCTTTGTATTTCGCATCCTCCCGTGCGGTCGGCACTGCCGGTACTGCTCCTTTCGGTATTGCAGGTGATTTGTCAGATGCGGCAAATGCGCGCCAGGTTCTCTCTGACAACGGTTCGCCGACAACTGATCTGCAGATGGTTCTCGGTTCTTCGGCTATCGCTAATCTCCGCGGTAAACAGTCTGTTCTGTTCAAAGTGAACGAGTCCGGTACTGATGCGCTGCTGCGTGAAGGTATCGTGGGGCGTCTGGAAGGTTTCAACATCCACGAATCTGCACATGTTAAGAAACGTGCAGCATCTCAGGCTGGCGGGTATCTGGTGAATGGTGCAAAAGCTGAAGGCGAAATCCTGATTGCGATTGATACCGGGACAGGTGCTTTTGCTGCCGGCGATATCGTGACTTTCGACGGGGACAACAATAACTACCTGGTTGCTGCGGCGACTGCCACGACTATTACTCTGGCTGCTCCGGGCTTACGTCAGGCGCTGGCCGATAATACCGCTATTACTGCTGATGGTACCTACACCGCAAATATGGCGTTCGATCGTAACGCATTTCTTCTGGCTTCCCGTACGCCTGCAATGCCGCAGGGTGGCGACACTGCGGATGATGTGATGAACGTTACCGATCCGGTATCTGGTATTACTTACCAGGTGGCGCTGTACCGACAGTACCGCCAGGTACGCTACGAAGTTGGTCTGTCATGGGGCGTGGCGGCAGTGAAAACAGAGCATAGCTGCTTAATTCAGGGTTAA
- a CDS encoding DUF4055 domain-containing protein — MPDISTPNLDYNDMVEAWDINDALMGGTLEMRRQGEAYLPRWPREDKEDYKKRLSVATLLPAYEESIKQNTGRVFAEPTVLSEKTPEKIKDYAENIDMEGSRLDVWAQQFFSLAFQYGLAHALVDYPRTNAEEIRTKADEQAAGGRPYVTMLNPRQVIGWKSKVVSGKVVLTELRVKEVIVVDGDDFGQTKVEQIRHIMPRKVEIWRRNKGDGGESTWTLYEEWETSRDDITLVTLYTKKTGFMRGSPPLLNLALLNIKHWQSQSEQDNILHVVRVPLLSVFGLEDDQELVIGSSSATKFSDRAKQGMEYTEHTGAAIESGKTSLDDLENQMRQAGAKLLRAENTSTKSDDQTHEEHMQENSPLYTMASSLEDALDNILQIMAEWIGESDGGNVDVRTELDVTAQTFDSSAAMAVQSLRQGGDIRQVDAVRVLQALKFIDPDVKPDDVIDELNNPPVTLTGNNNGDG, encoded by the coding sequence ATGCCAGATATTTCGACACCCAACCTCGACTATAACGACATGGTTGAGGCGTGGGACATTAACGATGCACTGATGGGCGGCACGCTGGAAATGCGCCGGCAGGGCGAAGCCTACCTACCTCGCTGGCCGCGCGAGGACAAAGAGGACTATAAGAAACGCCTGTCTGTTGCGACGCTGCTCCCGGCCTACGAAGAAAGCATTAAGCAAAATACCGGGCGCGTATTTGCTGAGCCAACAGTGTTAAGCGAAAAAACGCCGGAAAAAATCAAAGATTATGCCGAAAACATCGATATGGAAGGCAGTCGCCTTGATGTCTGGGCGCAGCAATTCTTTAGCCTGGCGTTTCAGTATGGTCTCGCACATGCACTGGTGGATTACCCGCGCACAAACGCCGAAGAAATCCGCACAAAAGCTGACGAGCAGGCTGCTGGTGGTCGACCGTATGTAACGATGCTTAATCCTCGGCAGGTGATCGGCTGGAAATCAAAGGTTGTCAGCGGAAAAGTTGTGCTCACTGAGTTACGCGTAAAAGAAGTCATTGTCGTGGATGGTGACGACTTCGGGCAAACCAAAGTTGAGCAGATCCGCCACATCATGCCGCGTAAAGTGGAAATCTGGCGCCGTAACAAAGGTGATGGTGGGGAATCCACCTGGACTCTTTATGAAGAGTGGGAAACCAGTCGCGACGATATTACCCTTGTAACGCTCTACACCAAGAAAACCGGGTTTATGCGCGGTTCTCCGCCGCTGTTGAATCTGGCATTGCTGAATATCAAGCACTGGCAAAGCCAGAGTGAGCAGGACAACATTCTTCATGTGGTGCGTGTACCACTTCTGTCGGTTTTTGGCCTGGAAGACGATCAGGAGCTGGTCATTGGCTCATCCAGCGCTACTAAATTCAGCGACCGCGCAAAGCAGGGTATGGAATACACCGAGCACACCGGCGCTGCCATTGAATCCGGCAAAACATCTCTGGATGATCTGGAAAATCAGATGCGCCAGGCGGGTGCGAAACTGCTGCGCGCAGAAAACACATCAACAAAATCTGACGACCAGACGCATGAAGAGCATATGCAGGAAAACTCGCCACTGTACACCATGGCGAGTTCTCTGGAGGATGCACTTGATAACATTCTGCAAATCATGGCTGAGTGGATTGGTGAAAGTGATGGCGGCAATGTTGATGTGCGCACCGAACTGGATGTTACTGCTCAGACGTTCGATTCATCTGCTGCTATGGCCGTTCAGTCCCTGCGACAGGGGGGCGACATCCGCCAGGTTGATGCCGTTCGCGTGCTCCAGGCGCTTAAATTCATCGACCCTGACGTGAAGCCGGATGATGTGATCGACGAGCTGAACAATCCACCAGTGACACTGACAGGCAACAATAATGGCGACGGTTAA
- a CDS encoding terminase, translated as MNYKAVWKPLPGSQSLALSCPCNEILYEGTRGPGKTAAQLARFRRLVGLGYGSFWRGVIFDTEYKNLTDIITQSKRMYRLFNDGARYLASASELRWVWPTGEELLFRFGKEESDYWDYHGQEFPFIGFNELTKQQSAEFYEMMFSCRRSSFRPENYPLADGSMLKPIPLETFSTTNPFGIGHTWVKKRFIEPAPRGTIIRETQRVFNPQTEREEDVTLTRVAIHGSFKENPYLDPQYIATLMAIKDPNRRKAWVEGTWDVTSGGRFDHLWDASHHVIKPFRIPDSWTVDRSHDWGESKPFSNLWWARSDGTVATLPDGRQFCPPAGSLILIGEWYGCPPDELNKGLNMSSTNVAKGVAWIDKRLTGQEVDEPDEIKLDGVTQGQLNIMPGICKKVVPGPADSAIYNTGDDELSIAQKMEVQGVKWVEANKKPGSRVNGAALFADMLEAVVEGKKLESGIPEKPAFYVFDYCRGWISRIPVLVRDSKNPDDVDTQQEDHDWDGTRYEVLHSPPKKVGKVTKLRM; from the coding sequence ATGAATTACAAAGCCGTCTGGAAGCCACTGCCTGGCTCGCAATCCTTGGCATTGAGTTGCCCGTGTAACGAAATTCTCTATGAGGGAACGCGTGGGCCGGGAAAAACAGCCGCACAACTTGCGCGATTCCGTCGCCTCGTTGGCTTGGGTTACGGCTCGTTCTGGCGCGGCGTCATCTTCGATACCGAATATAAAAACCTCACCGATATCATCACCCAGTCAAAGCGTATGTACCGCCTGTTTAACGACGGTGCTCGCTATCTCGCGTCGGCGTCAGAACTTCGCTGGGTATGGCCTACGGGAGAAGAGCTACTCTTTCGCTTCGGGAAAGAAGAGAGTGATTACTGGGATTATCACGGTCAGGAATTCCCGTTCATCGGATTCAACGAGCTGACCAAGCAGCAGTCAGCCGAGTTTTACGAGATGATGTTCTCATGCCGACGCTCATCGTTTCGCCCGGAGAATTATCCTTTGGCGGATGGCAGCATGCTAAAGCCGATCCCCCTAGAAACATTCAGCACGACTAACCCGTTTGGCATCGGCCACACATGGGTAAAGAAGCGCTTCATTGAACCGGCACCTCGCGGCACCATCATTCGAGAAACGCAGAGGGTATTTAACCCGCAGACTGAGCGCGAAGAGGATGTGACGCTGACGCGTGTCGCGATTCACGGCTCATTCAAAGAGAACCCGTATCTCGATCCGCAATACATCGCGACGCTGATGGCTATCAAAGATCCTAACCGCCGCAAAGCGTGGGTAGAGGGGACATGGGATGTGACCAGCGGAGGGCGCTTTGACCACCTGTGGGATGCATCGCATCACGTCATCAAGCCGTTCCGCATCCCGGATAGCTGGACCGTTGACCGTTCCCATGACTGGGGGGAGTCGAAACCGTTCTCTAACCTCTGGTGGGCTCGTTCGGATGGCACTGTCGCGACGCTGCCTGATGGGCGTCAATTCTGCCCGCCCGCCGGGTCTCTGATTCTGATTGGCGAGTGGTACGGTTGCCCGCCTGACGAACTGAATAAAGGGCTGAACATGTCATCTACCAACGTCGCAAAAGGCGTTGCGTGGATTGATAAGCGGCTAACAGGCCAGGAAGTTGACGAACCTGATGAGATAAAACTCGATGGCGTCACTCAGGGACAACTCAACATTATGCCGGGTATCTGCAAAAAGGTTGTTCCCGGCCCGGCCGACAGCGCGATCTACAACACTGGCGATGATGAACTTTCAATCGCTCAGAAAATGGAAGTGCAGGGCGTTAAATGGGTTGAGGCCAACAAAAAGCCCGGCTCTCGCGTTAATGGCGCCGCATTGTTTGCCGACATGCTGGAGGCGGTTGTCGAAGGTAAAAAACTGGAATCCGGGATACCAGAAAAACCTGCGTTTTATGTTTTTGATTACTGCCGTGGCTGGATAAGCCGTATTCCTGTACTCGTCCGCGACAGCAAAAACCCTGATGACGTTGACACGCAACAGGAAGATCACGACTGGGACGGAACTCGTTATGAAGTTCTGCATTCACCGCCGAAGAAAGTCGGCAAAGTCACCAAACTTCGGATGTAA
- a CDS encoding terminase small subunit, translated as MALTDKQEMFCREYLIDLNATQAAIRAGYSVKTANRTASENMSKPVIQNRIAELKAKRNKDVGIDADYVLRRLVEIDQMDVLDILNDDGSLKQISLWPKAWRTSLTGMDISTTIQNFDEETAETILKKVKWPDKVKNLELLGKHIKVQAFKEQVEQKVTATHSIMLVPSCDNVDDWEKAAQKQQGEVLGG; from the coding sequence ATGGCACTCACTGACAAACAAGAAATGTTCTGTCGCGAGTACCTCATCGATTTAAACGCCACGCAAGCGGCTATTCGGGCGGGGTACAGCGTAAAGACAGCTAACCGCACGGCGTCCGAAAACATGTCAAAACCTGTCATCCAAAACAGAATCGCCGAACTCAAAGCGAAGCGCAACAAAGATGTGGGTATTGATGCAGATTATGTTCTTCGTCGCTTGGTTGAGATCGACCAGATGGACGTACTGGATATCCTTAACGACGACGGCAGCCTGAAGCAGATCAGTCTCTGGCCGAAAGCCTGGCGAACGTCGCTAACCGGCATGGACATCAGCACCACGATTCAGAACTTCGACGAGGAGACGGCGGAAACCATCCTCAAAAAGGTGAAATGGCCGGATAAGGTCAAGAACCTTGAACTGCTCGGTAAGCACATCAAGGTGCAGGCGTTTAAAGAGCAGGTTGAACAAAAGGTCACAGCAACCCACAGCATTATGCTGGTCCCGTCCTGCGATAACGTTGATGACTGGGAAAAGGCGGCGCAGAAACAGCAGGGCGAGGTATTAGGTGGATGA
- a CDS encoding Fur-regulated protein produces MKILAFINPPGSYMQNETKEMVIFLRDDGISLQYPDGQCAGYGIDGNIQIFLGQSTYLFPRKIILHDQRTTNFTRKQSGNES; encoded by the coding sequence ATGAAAATCCTTGCATTCATAAACCCTCCAGGTAGCTATATGCAAAATGAAACAAAAGAGATGGTGATCTTTCTAAGAGATGATGGAATCTCCCTTCAGTATCCCGATGGTCAATGCGCTGGATATGGAATAGATGGAAATATTCAGATTTTTTTGGGGCAGAGTACCTATCTGTTCCCAAGGAAAATCATATTGCACGATCAGCGCACTACGAACTTTACCCGCAAACAGTCAGGTAATGAATCCTGA
- a CDS encoding glycoside hydrolase family 19 protein: MKQSQFQQAAGISAGLAARWFPHIDAAMKEFGITAINDQAMFIAQVGHESAGFTSLVESFNYSVNGLKKTFGKRLTPYQCEILGRVDGKQVAHQPQIANLVYGDRMGNNCPGDGWKYRGRGLLQITGRENYTKCGSALKLDVVSTPELLTQERHSARSAAWYFTLRGCLLHSGDVERVTQIINGGQNGIKDRRERYAKAKAALV; encoded by the coding sequence ATGAAACAATCACAATTTCAGCAGGCGGCTGGTATAAGCGCCGGATTAGCTGCGCGCTGGTTTCCGCACATCGATGCGGCAATGAAAGAGTTTGGCATTACAGCAATTAATGATCAGGCCATGTTCATTGCACAAGTCGGGCATGAATCTGCTGGTTTTACCTCTCTGGTAGAGAGCTTTAACTACTCGGTAAACGGGCTGAAGAAAACATTCGGTAAACGACTAACGCCGTATCAGTGCGAAATACTGGGGCGCGTTGATGGTAAGCAGGTCGCTCACCAGCCGCAAATTGCCAATCTGGTTTACGGTGACCGCATGGGTAATAACTGCCCGGGTGATGGCTGGAAATATCGCGGTCGCGGCCTGCTGCAAATCACTGGACGTGAGAACTACACCAAATGTGGCTCGGCGCTGAAGCTTGACGTTGTCAGTACGCCAGAACTTTTGACGCAAGAGCGACATTCGGCCCGTTCGGCGGCGTGGTATTTCACGTTACGCGGTTGTCTCCTGCATTCGGGGGATGTGGAACGCGTCACGCAAATTATCAACGGCGGACAGAACGGCATTAAAGACCGGCGTGAACGTTACGCCAAAGCTAAAGCTGCATTGGTGTGA
- a CDS encoding phage holin family protein yields the protein MVTNDPSAMINALICGVIVLVLMFYQRDGARHRPMISLLAYFVVLIYASIPFRYLFGLYQESHWMVVIVNLVICAIVLRARGNLARLINILQK from the coding sequence ATGGTAACAAATGATCCTTCTGCGATGATCAATGCGTTAATCTGCGGGGTCATCGTTCTTGTTCTGATGTTCTATCAACGTGACGGGGCGAGACATCGCCCGATGATATCTTTGCTGGCCTACTTTGTTGTGCTGATATACGCCAGCATCCCGTTCAGGTATCTGTTTGGTCTCTATCAGGAATCACACTGGATGGTGGTCATCGTCAATCTGGTCATCTGCGCCATCGTGCTTCGCGCACGGGGGAACCTGGCACGCTTAATTAACATTCTTCAGAAATAA
- the tnpA gene encoding IS200/IS605 family transposase, whose translation MWLYRSSSHVYWRCKYHIVWTPKYRFRILRDKLGKELYRTIYILCGIKDCEILELNVQPDHVHLVVIVPPKISISTLMGHLKGRSAIRLYNRFPHIRKKLWGNHFWSRGYFVDTVGVNEEIIRRYVRHQEKTEQTHEQQMELLE comes from the coding sequence ATGTGGCTTTACAGGAGTTCATCACATGTATATTGGCGTTGCAAATACCACATAGTCTGGACGCCCAAGTACCGTTTCAGGATCCTGAGAGATAAGTTAGGCAAGGAGCTTTACAGGACAATCTACATACTCTGCGGTATAAAAGATTGTGAGATTCTGGAATTAAATGTACAGCCAGATCATGTACATCTTGTAGTAATTGTCCCACCTAAAATCTCGATATCAACTCTGATGGGGCATCTGAAAGGCCGCAGTGCTATCAGGCTCTACAATCGTTTTCCACATATACGAAAGAAGCTATGGGGCAACCACTTTTGGTCACGTGGTTACTTTGTAGATACGGTCGGTGTGAACGAGGAAATTATCAGACGATATGTGCGGCATCAGGAGAAAACGGAACAAACGCATGAACAGCAGATGGAATTGCTGGAGTAG
- a CDS encoding antitermination protein — MKLDSLPKYFSPKSMMPGAVPCGISADTLTITDVMAALGLATSKSAIGIELYLAKAGVLQPDNIISFINELAIQRASRNKPLQAMSEQQRAEFLRVLAGYVFRDYSLSAASIVTCSSCAGSGFIDAEIFTNKVTYPDGKPPKWVKVTKGISPSDWEEAKTVREQVRVICKACNGKGHTKNECRCRGRGEVLDKKKSELQGLPVFKKCPRCTGRGYPRLKDTEVFKALGVTETTWRRNFKLFFDRLVEYCHIEESFAEKVLQWVTR; from the coding sequence ATGAAGCTTGATTCCTTACCAAAATATTTTTCGCCTAAATCCATGATGCCCGGCGCCGTTCCATGCGGTATTTCAGCAGATACGCTGACGATCACTGATGTGATGGCCGCGTTGGGTCTGGCAACGTCAAAATCAGCGATAGGCATAGAGCTTTACCTGGCAAAAGCCGGTGTTCTGCAACCTGATAATATTATTTCCTTCATTAACGAACTTGCCATTCAGCGCGCCAGCCGGAATAAGCCTCTGCAGGCAATGTCAGAGCAGCAGCGCGCTGAGTTCTTGCGGGTACTGGCAGGATATGTTTTCCGGGATTATTCGCTAAGCGCTGCCAGCATAGTGACATGCAGTAGTTGCGCCGGATCCGGATTTATTGATGCTGAGATATTCACCAACAAAGTGACATACCCGGACGGGAAACCTCCGAAGTGGGTAAAGGTTACGAAGGGAATCTCACCATCAGATTGGGAGGAAGCGAAAACCGTCCGCGAGCAGGTTAGGGTGATCTGCAAAGCGTGTAACGGAAAGGGGCACACAAAAAATGAATGCCGGTGCCGTGGCCGCGGCGAGGTACTGGATAAGAAAAAATCCGAGTTGCAGGGGCTTCCTGTTTTTAAAAAATGCCCCCGTTGCACTGGTCGTGGCTACCCAAGGTTAAAGGATACTGAAGTATTCAAGGCTCTTGGCGTAACCGAAACAACCTGGCGCAGAAATTTCAAACTGTTCTTCGATCGGCTGGTGGAGTATTGCCATATTGAAGAATCGTTTGCAGAAAAGGTGCTGCAATGGGTGACCAGATAA
- a CDS encoding YlcG family protein encodes MKPEVIESLRWRWLRLRIYRYRGSFPVAYRILRNYIRIEAKREHRNEA; translated from the coding sequence GTGAAGCCTGAAGTTATTGAGTCTCTTCGCTGGCGCTGGCTACGTCTTCGTATTTATCGTTACCGGGGATCTTTTCCGGTGGCATACCGCATCCTTCGCAATTATATCCGCATTGAAGCAAAACGGGAGCATCGAAATGAAGCTTGA
- a CDS encoding RusA family crossover junction endodeoxyribonuclease, with the protein MTVYDITPIGKPRMTQRDRWHKRPATAAYWSYKAQVRLLGIKLPEAGYHITFVIPMPQSWSKKKRARHAGKPHQQKPDKDNLEKALLDAVFDEDSHVWDGRVTKIWGEKGQIIIEEAK; encoded by the coding sequence ATGACAGTCTACGACATCACGCCGATCGGCAAGCCCAGAATGACTCAGCGCGACAGGTGGCACAAACGGCCAGCGACAGCGGCGTACTGGTCATACAAAGCGCAGGTTCGTCTTCTGGGCATCAAGTTACCGGAAGCCGGTTATCACATCACATTCGTTATCCCCATGCCCCAAAGCTGGAGCAAGAAGAAGCGAGCCCGACACGCCGGGAAGCCACATCAGCAGAAACCTGACAAAGACAATCTGGAAAAGGCGCTGTTGGATGCAGTGTTTGATGAAGATAGTCACGTCTGGGATGGCCGGGTTACCAAAATCTGGGGCGAGAAAGGGCAGATCATCATCGAGGAGGCAAAGTGA
- a CDS encoding DUF1364 family protein has product MANLRKAARGRECQVRIPGVCNGNPETSVLAHIRIAGLCGTGIKPPDLIATIARSSCHDEIDRRTHLVDAEYAKECALEWMARTQVIWLKEGLIKS; this is encoded by the coding sequence ATGGCTAATCTTCGAAAAGCTGCGCGTGGCCGGGAATGTCAGGTGCGTATTCCGGGAGTATGCAACGGTAACCCTGAGACATCTGTGCTGGCTCATATTCGCATTGCCGGGTTATGTGGCACCGGCATCAAGCCGCCTGACCTTATCGCGACTATCGCACGCTCATCATGCCATGACGAGATTGATCGCCGAACTCATCTGGTTGATGCGGAATATGCGAAGGAGTGTGCGCTGGAGTGGATGGCCCGAACCCAGGTTATCTGGTTGAAGGAGGGCCTCATAAAATCATGA
- a CDS encoding DUF1367 family protein: MAHELQLIKQSSGILIPATPETSDILQSKIKLVNGYARFLASYGGNESALLDAAEQYLEQIASRRITNGISLCKSFDAYRAWVTVEAGHYDAIQLPDGTLRKHPRSIAFANMDETEFQDLYKTALDVLWRWILSRTFNSREEAENAAAQLMSFAG, translated from the coding sequence ATGGCGCACGAATTACAACTCATCAAGCAGTCCTCAGGAATCCTGATCCCCGCAACGCCGGAGACCAGCGATATTCTGCAATCAAAAATCAAACTCGTTAATGGTTATGCCAGATTCCTTGCCTCATACGGCGGCAATGAAAGCGCTCTGCTGGATGCTGCTGAGCAGTATCTGGAGCAGATCGCCAGTCGGCGTATCACGAACGGCATAAGTCTGTGCAAATCCTTCGACGCTTACCGCGCATGGGTGACCGTCGAAGCCGGGCACTATGACGCAATCCAGTTACCTGATGGAACTCTCCGCAAACATCCCCGTAGTATCGCCTTCGCGAACATGGACGAAACAGAATTCCAGGACCTGTATAAAACTGCACTCGATGTTTTGTGGCGCTGGATATTGTCCCGCACTTTCAACAGCAGGGAAGAGGCCGAGAATGCCGCCGCCCAGCTTATGAGCTTTGCGGGGTGA
- a CDS encoding DNA polymerase III subunit theta produces MLSHNIAAKSQEERDKVNVDLAASGVAYKERLNMPVIAEQVMREQSEHLRDYFLERLRHYREISVTLPKSSDPRYIEMEDANKK; encoded by the coding sequence ATGCTGAGTCATAATATCGCAGCAAAGAGTCAGGAAGAACGTGACAAGGTTAACGTTGACCTCGCCGCATCTGGCGTGGCGTACAAAGAGCGCCTGAACATGCCGGTTATAGCTGAACAGGTAATGCGTGAGCAGTCTGAACATCTGAGAGATTACTTTCTGGAGCGCTTGAGGCATTATAGGGAGATCAGCGTGACGCTGCCGAAGAGTAGCGATCCGCGTTACATTGAAATGGAAGATGCGAATAAGAAATGA